The window TCCGGCTGAAACGGCTCTTTGCGTAGGCGGAGTGCAGCTCCGCCTTCTGTTCTCTTACAGCTCAGTGGCATTGAATGTATCTCCGCCAGCAATCGTGCCGGAATTGAAGCCTTTATAGAACCAGCGTTTCCGCTGCTCCGAGGTTCCGTGCGTGAAGCTGTCCGGTACCGCATAGCCCTGGGTCTGCTTCTGGATCGTATCATCTCCGACTGCACTGGCTGCCGTCAATGCTTCGTCCAAGTCGCCTTCCTCCAGCAGATTCATACCCTGGGCATGATTAGCCCACACACCGGCCAGATAATCGGCCTGCAGCTCAAAGCGGACCTGATATTTGTTGAATTCTGTTTCACTCAGGCTCTGGCGGAGCGCATTCAGCTTCTCCGAGGTTCCAAGCAGGGTCTGTACATGATGCCCTACCTCGTGGGCAATAACGTAAGCCATCGCAAAATCGCCCGGGGCCTGAAAACGCTGCTGCAGCTCATCATAGAAACTAAGATCAATATACAGCTTGCTGTCGCCCGGACAATAAAAGGGCCCAACCGCCGAGCTAGCTGTCCCGCAGGCTGAATCTACACTGCCGCTGTAGAGCACCAGCGTAGGGTCCGTATAGGTCAATCCCTGCTGTGCGAATACCTCTGTCCATACATCCTCCGTATCTGCCAGCACGACAGAGACAAATTCCGCTAGCTCTTTGTCCTGCGCCGTCTCCTGGTAAGGAGCATTGGAGGTAGTGCCGCCGGAAGTCAGACCTCCCAAAATATCACCGACATTGCCGCCGCTGAGCAGCGTTACGATCACCACCAGAATGATACCGCCGATCCCGCCGCCGACCATTTTGCCGCCGCCGCCCATGCCCCTGCGGTCCTCCACATTCGAGCTGCCTCTTCTACCCTGCCATTTCATAGGTGAGCCCCCCAGTCGTATTTACACTAAACGATTCATGTGAACAGAACTCTTAATAGTGTTATACCCAAAATCTGCAGAAGCTCACTTCCACTTGCTGGGTTTGCGGTCGAGGAAGACCTGGAATGGGAAATCGTTGGCTGCAAAATTTTCAGAGTTATATTTCAGAGTTACAATAGAAAACTCGTCCAATAAAGAGGCATTTAATTTTTAGAAATAGTATTTTTTCCCATGTAAAATTTAATATGTTATTAGTTGAACATTTTGTATTTAAAATGAGAGGAAGAGTGAAATTTGAAACTAAAAAAAACCATTGTTTCTGGATTAGTTGCCGCATCCGTTTTTTGTGCAGGCAGTTTAACAGCATTCGCCGGTTACCAAAGTTATTTTTATGCGTCTAAAGCAGAGTATGAAGCTATGGTAAAAACATCTGGAAATTATTACTATTTAGCAGCAGCTACAGGGGATTATAATTGTTTGGGATATGCATTAGGCGATACCAGTCATTGGGTCTGGCCTTGGGGAAGCTCTAACCCAACTTTACAACAGGCGAATAACTATATGACCTCCCAAATGTACAACCCGTATCCCTATTCTTCAACACCATCAAATGTGAAAATAATTGCATATGGTACATCAACCAGTAATGTTACACATTTTTCTAAGGTAGCAGACGCAAATCATTCAAATGCAAAATGGGGCGGCTGGGAAAGATTACAGTCATTGGGCTGGGATCCTTACACTAATCTTGTATACGGTTCAGCATTAGAGAAATATAATTAATTAAACATGGAGGTGAAACAATGAAGAAGCTGATTGTGGGATTGTTCGCCCTTGGTTTTACCGCTACTGCCTTGTTTACTTTGTATCCCAAGAATGCAGAGGCATCCGTTGAGAAACAAATTGATGACAACACTACTTTGCTCGCTCAGCAAATCCAAAATGAAATTAGTAACAAGACAAAATTGTCACTCAGCAGCAATCCTTATGACTATATCAAGGACAGCGAAGAATATGAAAATATAGTGAAACTGGGATATAAAGCTTTCCCGGTACTGGAGAAGAAGATTGATGAAAGCGAAGGCAGTGGTCTCTTTGACTATATATACGCCGCTGCAATTGAAGAGATTGCAAAAGTAAACTTAAAAGAGG of the Paenibacillus pedocola genome contains:
- the ypfJ gene encoding KPN_02809 family neutral zinc metallopeptidase, producing MKWQGRRGSSNVEDRRGMGGGGKMVGGGIGGIILVVIVTLLSGGNVGDILGGLTSGGTTSNAPYQETAQDKELAEFVSVVLADTEDVWTEVFAQQGLTYTDPTLVLYSGSVDSACGTASSAVGPFYCPGDSKLYIDLSFYDELQQRFQAPGDFAMAYVIAHEVGHHVQTLLGTSEKLNALRQSLSETEFNKYQVRFELQADYLAGVWANHAQGMNLLEEGDLDEALTAASAVGDDTIQKQTQGYAVPDSFTHGTSEQRKRWFYKGFNSGTIAGGDTFNATEL
- a CDS encoding DUF7689 domain-containing protein, translating into MKLKKTIVSGLVAASVFCAGSLTAFAGYQSYFYASKAEYEAMVKTSGNYYYLAAATGDYNCLGYALGDTSHWVWPWGSSNPTLQQANNYMTSQMYNPYPYSSTPSNVKIIAYGTSTSNVTHFSKVADANHSNAKWGGWERLQSLGWDPYTNLVYGSALEKYN